The following are from one region of the Paenibacillus protaetiae genome:
- the map gene encoding type I methionyl aminopeptidase, protein MIIIKTKDEIAKMQKAGEILAACHREIRGLIRPGITTYEIDQFVEKFLKENHAIPEQKGYNGYPFATCASVNDVICHGFPSKTQVLKDGDIVTIDMVVNVDGWLADSAWSYAVGQVSEQAAHLLRVTEESMYKGIEQAVIGNRIGDIGHAIQTYAEAEGFSVVREFIGHGIGQEMHEEPQVPHYGPAGKGVRLKEGMVITIEPMLNTGTWRSKIDADGWTARTQDGGLSAQYEHTLAITADGPVIITKQ, encoded by the coding sequence ATGATTATTATTAAAACCAAAGATGAAATTGCCAAAATGCAAAAAGCCGGAGAAATTTTGGCGGCTTGCCATAGAGAAATCAGAGGCTTGATCCGTCCGGGCATTACGACGTACGAGATCGACCAGTTTGTAGAAAAGTTTCTGAAAGAAAATCATGCCATACCTGAGCAAAAAGGATACAATGGTTATCCGTTTGCGACATGCGCGTCGGTAAATGATGTGATTTGCCACGGCTTCCCTTCCAAAACGCAGGTGCTGAAAGACGGGGATATCGTGACGATCGATATGGTGGTGAATGTGGACGGCTGGCTGGCCGATTCGGCCTGGTCGTATGCGGTAGGGCAAGTTTCCGAGCAGGCGGCGCATTTGCTGCGCGTTACGGAAGAGTCGATGTATAAAGGCATCGAGCAAGCGGTTATCGGCAACCGGATTGGCGATATCGGCCATGCGATCCAAACCTATGCCGAAGCGGAAGGTTTTTCCGTTGTACGCGAGTTTATCGGCCACGGCATCGGGCAGGAAATGCACGAGGAGCCGCAGGTTCCGCATTACGGCCCGGCGGGCAAAGGCGTGCGCCTGAAGGAAGGCATGGTTATTACAATCGAGCCGATGCTTAACACCGGAACATGGCGCAGCAAAATCGACGCCGACGGCTGGACTGCGAGAACGCAGGACGGCGGATTGTCCGCGCAATATGAGCATACGCTTGCCATTACGGCGGACGGACCGGTTATTATTACAAAGCAATAA
- the ade gene encoding adenine deaminase, giving the protein MVFTRKPLHEDVPELVAAARGDLKASLVITNGKLVNVVSGEIVPGISVGVYGSRIAYVGKDVSHMIGPDTTVIDAAGKYIAPGLLDGHCHIESTQLTVTEFARAVLPLGTTGGFFDPHEIANVCGLLGIRYMLEEARQTPLAAYLQAPSCVPSTGPHFETTGASLGPAEVAETYTWGPDVIALGEVMNFPGVVYGDDKMIGEIQETLKAGRYVDGHFTWGATDWRLPVYAAAGVTGDHECVTAEDVIERVRLGMYAKMRRGSAWHDVAQTIKAHTESSIDTRRMMLVTDDRSSESLRDEGHMDFVVRHAISQGVKPVTAFQMATINTAERFGLQRDIGAVVPGNYADIILLDGNLADVHVVTTIAAGLVVAENGKMAVELPSYTYPDEVLHSVHLEPSIMAEQLDIPAPIESGEVKARVIDVIENHVETNERIVNVPVQAGKVKLDPAGGICKIAVFERHHQTGNRSVGLVSNVRFNKPAAIAMTVSHDSHNVVVIGSSDKLMAQAANSVISQQGGVAVVTEEGVTEFPLRIAGLMSTEPFETVAEQSASISRALASAGCDLNYAFMTLSLLALVVIPTLRISDKGLVRISPAGIELVPLFAE; this is encoded by the coding sequence ATGGTGTTTACGAGAAAACCGCTGCATGAAGATGTGCCCGAGCTTGTTGCCGCAGCGCGCGGCGACTTGAAGGCGTCGCTCGTTATTACGAACGGCAAGCTGGTGAATGTTGTATCCGGCGAGATTGTGCCGGGTATTTCGGTTGGGGTGTACGGCTCGCGTATTGCGTATGTCGGGAAGGATGTCTCGCATATGATCGGCCCGGACACCACAGTCATTGACGCGGCGGGCAAATATATCGCGCCGGGCTTGCTGGACGGGCATTGCCATATTGAAAGCACGCAGCTGACCGTTACCGAGTTTGCAAGAGCAGTACTGCCGCTCGGAACGACCGGCGGATTTTTTGACCCGCATGAAATTGCTAACGTATGCGGCTTGCTGGGCATCCGCTACATGCTGGAGGAGGCGCGGCAGACGCCGCTTGCCGCTTATTTGCAGGCGCCTTCGTGCGTGCCGTCGACCGGCCCGCATTTTGAGACAACCGGCGCTTCGCTTGGTCCGGCGGAAGTGGCAGAGACGTATACATGGGGGCCGGATGTGATCGCCTTGGGCGAAGTGATGAACTTTCCTGGCGTTGTATACGGCGACGATAAAATGATCGGTGAAATTCAAGAGACGCTGAAAGCGGGCAGATACGTCGACGGGCATTTTACATGGGGGGCGACGGATTGGCGGCTGCCGGTTTACGCTGCTGCCGGCGTAACGGGCGACCATGAATGCGTAACGGCGGAAGATGTGATCGAGCGCGTCCGGTTAGGCATGTATGCCAAAATGCGCAGAGGCTCCGCTTGGCATGACGTTGCGCAAACGATCAAAGCCCATACCGAATCGAGCATTGATACACGCCGCATGATGCTGGTGACGGATGACCGCAGCTCGGAATCGCTGCGCGACGAGGGGCATATGGACTTTGTGGTTCGCCATGCGATTTCGCAGGGCGTTAAGCCGGTAACGGCTTTCCAGATGGCGACGATCAACACGGCGGAGCGGTTTGGCCTGCAGCGGGATATCGGCGCGGTTGTGCCGGGCAATTATGCCGATATTATTTTGCTGGACGGCAATTTGGCGGATGTCCATGTCGTAACGACAATTGCAGCTGGCCTTGTAGTGGCGGAAAACGGCAAAATGGCGGTGGAGCTGCCTTCTTATACGTACCCGGACGAAGTGCTGCATTCGGTTCATCTAGAGCCGTCGATTATGGCGGAGCAGCTGGACATTCCGGCGCCAATCGAATCCGGTGAAGTGAAGGCCAGAGTGATCGACGTTATTGAGAACCATGTGGAAACGAATGAGCGGATCGTAAATGTCCCTGTGCAGGCCGGAAAAGTGAAGCTGGACCCGGCTGGCGGCATTTGCAAAATTGCCGTATTCGAACGCCATCATCAAACCGGCAACCGTTCGGTTGGACTCGTCTCCAATGTCCGCTTCAACAAACCGGCTGCGATTGCGATGACCGTATCCCATGACAGCCACAACGTGGTGGTCATCGGCAGCTCCGATAAGCTGATGGCCCAAGCGGCCAATTCGGTTATTTCGCAGCAGGGCGGCGTTGCGGTCGTAACGGAGGAAGGCGTAACGGAATTTCCGCTGCGCATTGCCGGCCTGATGTCCACCGAGCCGTTCGAGACGGTGGCGGAGCAGTCCGCCTCCATCAGCCGCGCATTAGCTTCAGCCGGCTGCGATTTAAATTATGCATTTATGACCTTGTCGCTGCTGGCGCTTGTCGTTATTCCGACACTGCGTATATCCGACAAAGGGCTGGTGCGCATTTCGCCGGCCGGCATCGAGCTTGTTCCGCTGTTTGCGGAATAG